In Acanthochromis polyacanthus isolate Apoly-LR-REF ecotype Palm Island chromosome 18, KAUST_Apoly_ChrSc, whole genome shotgun sequence, the following proteins share a genomic window:
- the LOC127530945 gene encoding septin-5-like — protein sequence MSKGEGSKALKNRGNVDHEPGWFNNVSSQYKDIISKSRLLHSGSPSIYQLKPKKKTYENLTKLTVGERNVNKVNKTILLVGETGTGKSTLINALVNHTMGVEWEDEVWFQIVEDEKRSQTESQTSDVIVYQVFDFKDETLPYSLTIIDTPGFGDTRGVERDLMVIQKLLVWFQSDDGVHEVNAVGLVMKSSENRLSDRLKYIFDSVMSLFGKGIEKNIVALITHSDGTYPENALRALEAANIKCARDEDNDPVFFLFNNCLDKQRTKKEKGGLQNAWRTTDGGMSEFMTFLEETGPQKLDKTVEVLKERDRLTACIQNLEERIKFIEGKQTEIKQVEEALKKHKEEMKKNKEFTVEVDETYKDKLPIKGGMWGLHFFEGAVTCNVCEENCHYPGCTMAPSPQECNIMKDGRCTSCTGKCPVHNHVKQEWIYVTKTRKVMKTEAEMKQKYEENQAKSEEKLSILEDLKTEMNQLKADKTRVLEEAYRHVVNLNQIALKAHSGSTSVHLDFLIEKMKEKGDRVKVQELEKMKKCQDEGNKGAVQSVWDILKTAGKAVKEWMI from the exons ATGTCGAAAGGAGAAGGGTCCAAGGCGCTGAAGAACCGGGGCAATGTGGACCATGAACCGGGCTG GTTCAACAACGTCTCATCTCAATACAAGGACATCATCTCCAAAAGTCGTCTGCTGCATTCAGGATCTCCTTCTATCTACCAGCTGAAACCAAAGAAAAAGACTtatgaaaatctgacaaaactGACTGTTGGAGAAAGAAATGTGAACAAGGTAAATAAAACCATCTTACTTGTAGgagaaacaggaacaggaaaatcTACTCTGATCAATGCTCTGGTCAACCACACCATGGGAGTGGAGTGGGAGGATGAGGTCTGGTTTCAGATCGTAGAGGACGAGAAGAgaagtcagacagaaagtcaGACATCAGATGTGATCGTATACCaggtttttgattttaaagaTGAAACTCTGCCCTACTCTCTGACCATCATCGATACTCCTGGATTTGGAGACACCAGAGGAGTTGAACGTGACCTCATGGTCATTCAAAAGTTGTTGGTCTGGTTTCAATCAGATGATGGAGTTCATGAAGTTAATGCAGTGGGTCTGGTGATGAAGTCCAGTGAAAATCGACTGAGTGACCGACTGAAGTACATCTTTGATTCAGTGATGTCTCTGTTTGGAAAAGGCATAGAGAAAAACATCGTAGCTCTCATCACACACTCAGATGGAACATATCCAGAAAATGCTCTTAGGGCTCTTGAAGCTGCAAATATCAAATGTGCCAGAGATGAGGACAATGACCctgttttcttcctgtttaataACTGCCTGGACAAACagagaacaaagaaagaaaagggtgGGTTACAGAATGCATGGAGAACAACAGATGGAGGAATGAGTGAGTTCATGACCTTCCTGGAAGAAACTGGACCTCAGAAGCTGGATAAAACAGTTGAAGTGTTGAAGGAACGAGACAGACTGACAGCCTGCATCCAAAACCTGGAAGAGAGAATCAAGTTTATtgaaggaaaacagacagaaatcaaacaggTTGAAGAAGCTCTGAAGAAACATaaagaggagatgaagaagaacAAGGAGTTCACTGTGGAAGTTGATGAGACCTACAAAGATAAACTACCTATCAAAGGTGGGATGTGGGGGTTACATTTTTTTGAAGGAGCTGTCACCTGTAATGTCTGTGAAGAGAACTGTCACTATCCTGGATGTACAATGGCACCAAGTCCTCAAGAATGTAACATCATGAAAGATGGCCGCTGTACTTCATGTACCGGGAAGTGTCCTGTACACAATCATGTGAAACAAGAGTGGATCTATGTGACCAAGACAAGAAAAGTGATGAAGACTGaagcagaaatgaaacagaaatatgaAGAGAATCAGGCAAAAAGTGAGGAGAAGTTGAGTATTTTGGAAGAtctgaaaacagaaatgaatcaGCTGAAAGCAGATAAAACTCGAGTCCTGGAGGAGGCCTACCGACATGTTGTCAACCTGAACCAGATCGCTCTGAAAGCTCATTCAGGTTCCACCTCCGTCCACCTGGACTTCCTGATtgagaagatgaaggagaaaGGAGACAGAGTGAAGGTCCAGGAGCTGGAGAAGATGAAAAAATGCCAGGATGAAGGAAACAAAGGAGCAGTGCAGTCTGTGTGGGATATACTAAAAACAGCTGGGAAAGCTGTGAAAGAATGGATGATATGA